Proteins encoded together in one Oncorhynchus mykiss isolate Arlee chromosome 7, USDA_OmykA_1.1, whole genome shotgun sequence window:
- the LOC110528787 gene encoding heparan-sulfate 6-O-sulfotransferase 1-A isoform X2 has protein sequence MGKFYYITLLRDPVSRYLSEWRHVQRGATWKTSLHMCDGRTPTPEELPACYEGSDWSGCTLQQFMDCPYNLANNRQVRMLADLSLVGCYNMSTVPEQRRSQLLLDSAKKNLRDMAFFGLTEYQRKTQFLFERTFRLRFIRPFMQYNSTRAAGVDLDNTTVQRIEELNELDMRLYDYARDLFQQRYQYTRQQERRLQRLRTHNQNHNGQGLGVEGQGLGVGLWPSRSKLTPGPGEGEVEDPEDGEVGGRLPTEDYMNQIIKLW, from the exons ATGGG gAAATTCTACTACATAACCCTCTTAAGGGACCCAGTGTCTCGGTACCTCAGCGAATGGAGACACGTCCAGAGGGGCGCGACGTGGAAGACCTCATTACACATGTGTGATGGACGAACCCCTACGCCGGAGGAACTACCAGCCTGCTACGAGGGTTCTGATTGGTCAGGATGTACCTTGCAGCAGTTCATGGACTGTCCTTATAACCTGGCCAATAACAGACAG GTTCGTATGCTAGCGGACCTGAGCCTGGTAGGCTGCTACAACATGTCTACAGTCCCAGAGCAGAGGCGTTCTCAGCTGTTATTAGACTCCGCTAAGAAGAACCTGAGGGACATGGCCTTCTTCGGCCTGACAGAGTACCAGAGGAAAACCCAGTTCCTGTTTGAACGTACCTTCAGACTGAGGTTCATACGACCCTTTATGCAATACAACAGCACCAGAGCGGCCGGAGTGGATTTGGACAAcactacg GTGCAGCGCATCGAGGAGCTGAATGAGCTGGACATGAGGCTGTATGATTACGCCAGAGACCTGTTCCAGCAGAGATACCAGTACACCAGGCAGCAGGAACGACGGCTGCAACGACTCAGGACCCACAACCAGAACCACAACGGTCAGGGGCTAGGGGTCGAGGGTCAAGGCCTGGGAGTGGGCCTGTGGCCTTCTAGATCCAAACTAACCCCTGGACcaggagagggagaagtggaggaCCCAGAGGatggggaggtgggagggaggttACCGACGGAAGACTATATGAACCAGATAATTAAGCTTTGgtaa
- the LOC110528859 gene encoding UDP-glucose:glycoprotein glucosyltransferase 1 isoform X2 gives MADAGSYQAGFGPRMWQHCALLLSLSLLPVVSGGADSKGVTTSLTTKWASTPLLLEASEFLAEESQEMFWDFVEANQNIKGEHDDTDQAYYDLIVKRASALLSTVQLNMLKFALSLRAYSATVQSFQQIASNEPPPSGCSAFFNVHGEKSCDTEKLTALMETAAERPKPYLFKSDHRFPGSNPDIPVVILYAEIGSSEFTMFHQLMLSKANKGLATYVLRHYLASPSSHRVYLSGYGVELAIKNQEYKAKDDTQVQGAEVNATLMGENDPVDEVQGFLFGKLKTLYPELKEQLKELRKHLVESTNEMAPLKVWQMQDLSFQTAARILAAPSSDALNVMRDLSQNFPTKARSITKTVVSSEIRKEMEENQKFFKGTLGLQPGDSALFINGLHIDLDTQDIFSVFEVLRSEARVMEGLRSLLIETPFIHDILKLNVQPSDSDYAVDIRNPAVNWINNLETDSRYGSWPYSVQELLRPTFPGVVRQIRKNFHNLVVILDPTHESSAELLNVAEMFYSNNIPLRIGLVFVVSDVDEIDGMEDAGVALLRAFNYITEELDAPAAFDTIISMFNRVPSGGKLSVGDVVKVLEKKFPYVEVGSILGPDSTYDDNRKEGRGYYLQTGVGPLPVVMYNGMPYQREQLDPEELETVTMNKILETTSFYQRAVYMGELATDQDVVDFIMTQPNVVPRINPRILSTARMYLDLSNTNNHFIDEYARFLFLDSREKSTAVANSMNYMTKKDDGYIRPVTFWVVGDFDQPSGRQLLYDAIRHMKTSNNVRLGLINNPSDSPSEENSRVARAIWAAMQTQTANNAKNYITKLAKEETAKALETGADVTQFTVGGMDVALFKSAFEGPKFDFLLSHTVYCRDVLKLGKGQRAVISNGRIIGPLEDGEVFNQDDFLLLESIILKTSGERIKSKVQQLGVEEDRASDLVMKIDSLLSSQPKGEARIEHAFADDRYSAVKIRPTEGDVYFDMVAVIDPVTRDAQKLAPLLLVLKKLVNVNLRVFMNCQSKLSDLPLKSFYRYVLEPEVLFQTDGSFSPGPLAKFLDMPQTPLFTLNLNTPESWMVESVRTRYDLDNIYLEEVDSIVAAEYELEHLLLEGHCFDVSTGQPPRGLQFTLGTPSDPVIVDTIVMANLGYFQLKANPGAWILKLRKGRSDEIYKIYSHDGTDSPAEADDLIVVLNNFKSRIIKVKVQKRPEKFSEELLSDGTQENDSGFWESLTRGFTGGVKTEESKQEKDDVINIFSVASGHLYERFLRIMMLSVLKNTKTPVKFWFLKNYLSPAFKEFIPYMAEQYGFQYELVQYKWPRWLHQQTEKQRIIWGYKILFLDVLFPLSVDKFLFVDADQIVRTDLKELRDLDLEGAPYGYTPFCESRREMDGFRFWKSGYWASHLAGRKYHISALYVVDLKKFRKIAAGDRLRGQYQGLSQDPNSLSNLDQDLPNNMIHQVPIKSLPQEWLWCETWCDDNSKKKAKTIDLCNNPQTKEPKLQAAVRIVAEWSDYDQEIKRLQNRVQERGAENHTTQKDKPDDTHIEL, from the exons ATGGCAGATGCGGGAAGTTACCAAGCCGGTTTCG gcccCAGGATGTGGCAGCACTGTGCCCTGCTCCTGTCCCTGTCCTTGCTACCAGTGGTATCTGGAGGAGCTGACTCCAAGGGTGTCACCACCAGTCTCACCACCAAGTGGGCCTCTACCCCTCTGCTGCTGGAGGCCAG TGAGTTCCTGGCAGAAGAGAGTCAGGAAATGTTCTGGGATTTCGTCGAAGCAAATCAGAACATCAAAGGGGAACATGATG ATACAGACCAGGCGTACTACGACCTGATCGTGAAGAGAGCCAGTGCTCTGCTCAGCACAGTCCAACTCAACATGCTCAAGTTCGCCCTCTCTCTCAGGGCCTACTCCGCTACTGTACAATCCTTCCAACAA ATAGCGTCCAACGAGCCCCCTCCATCCGGCTGCTCAGCCTTCTTCAATGTCCACGGAGAGAAGTCATGTGACACGGAGAAACTGACTGCACTGATGGAGACCGCAGCAGAACG GCCCAAGCCCTACTTATTCAAAAGCGATCACAGGTTCCCGGGATCAAATCCCGACATTCCGGTTGTTATCCTGTATGCCGAGATTGGAAGTTCGGAATTCACAATGTTCCATCAGCTGATGCTGTCCAAAGCCAACAAGGGATTGGCCACCTATGTGCTTCGTCACTACCTGGCT TCTCCCAGCAGTCATAGAGTGTATTTGTCTGGTTATGGAGTGGAGCTGGCCATCAAGAACCAGGAATACAAGGCTAAGGACGATACACAGGTCCAGGGAGCGGAAGTGAATGCTACACTGATGGGGGAGAATGACCCAGTGGATGAGGTCCAGGGATTCCTCTTTGGAAAACTGAA GACTCTGTACCCTGAGTTGAAGGAGCAGCTGAAGGAGCTAAGGAAACACCTGGTGGAGAGCACCAATGAGATGGCTCCCCTTAAAGTCTGGCAGATGCAAG ATCTGAGTTTCCAGACTGCAGCTCGGATCCTGGCTGCTCCATCTTCAGATGCCCTGAACGTCATGAGAGACCTCAGTCAGAACTTCCCTACCAAGgctag gTCCATCACTAAAACAGTGGTCAGCTCTGAGATACgtaaagagatggaagagaacCAGAAG ttctttAAGGGAACTCTGGGATTGCAGCCTGGAGACTCTGCTCTCTTCATCAACGGACTACACATAGACCTGGACACACAGGACAtcttcag tgtgTTTGAGGTTCTCCGTAGTGAGGCCAGGGTGATGGAAGGTCTGCGTTCTCTCCTTATCGAGACTCCCTTCATCCACGACATCCTCAAACTCAACGTACAGCCTTCTGACTCGGACTACGCTGTGGACATCCGCAATCCTGCTGTCAAC TGGATTAATAACCTGGAGACAGACAGCAGGTACGGCTCATGGCCCTACAGCGTCCAGGAGCTCCTCAGACCAACCTTCCCCGGAGTCGTACGACAGATCCGTAAAAACTTTCACAACCTC GTGGTGATTCTGGACCCGACCCATGAGAGTTCTGCTGAGCTGTTGAATGTTGCTGAGATGTTCTACAGCAATAACATCCCACTCAG gatTGGGCTGGTGtttgtggtgtctgatgttgatGAGATCGATGGTATGGAGGATGCAGGTGTGGCTCTGCTCCGGGCCTTTAACTACATCACAGAAGAGCTGGACGCTCCCGCCGCCTTCGACACCATCATCTCA ATGTTTAACCGTGTGCCTAGCGGTGGTAAGCTAAGTGTAGGTGATGTCGTCAAGGTGTTGGAGAAGAAGTTTCCCTATGTGGAGGTTGGCAGCATTCTTGGACCAGACTCCACTTATGACGACAACCGGAAG GAAGGGCGTGGTTACTACTTGCAGACGGGTGTAGGTCCGTTGCCAGTGGTGATGTACAACGGAATGCCGTACCAGCGAGAACAGCTAGACCCAGAGGAGCTAGAAACTGTCACCATGAACAAAATACTGGAGACTACCAGCTTCTACCAACGGGCTGTCTACATg GGTGAGCTGGCCACTGATCAAGATGTGGTGGATTTCATCATGACCCAACCCAACGTTGTCCCTCGTATCAACCCTCGAATCCTGTCGACTGCCAGGATGTACCTGGACCTATCTAATACTA ATAACCATTTCATAGATGAGTACGCTCGCTTTCTGTTCCTGGACAGCAGAGAGAAGAGCACTGCTGTGGCTAACAGCATGAACTACATGACCAAGAAGG atgATGGCTACATCCGTCCAGTCACGTTCTGGGTTGTGGGAGATTTTGACCAACCTTCCGGGCGCCAGCTGCTATACGATGCAATCAGACACATG AAAACCAGTAACAACGTGCGATTGGGCCTGATCAACAACCCTAGCGACAGCCCATCCGAGGAGAACAGTCGTGTTGCCAGGGCGATATGGGCTGCCATGCAGACCCAGACAGCTAACAACGCTAAAAACTACATCACCAAGCTGGCTAAAGAAGAGACCGCTAAGGCACTGGAGACTGGGGCCGACGTCACACAGTTCACTGTCGGG ggtATGGACGTTGCCTTGTTTAAGAGTGCGTTTGAAGGTCCTAAGTTTGACTTCCTGCTGTCTCACACTGTCTACTGCCGAGACGTTCTCAAGCTGGGGAAAGGACAGAGAGCAGTCATCAGCAACGGACGG ATCATTGGTCCGCTAGAGGATGGGGAGGTCTTTAACCAAGATGACTTCCTCCTATTGGAAAGTATCATTTTGAAGACCTCGGGAGAGCGAATCAAAAGCAAGGTCCAGCagttaggggtggaggaggaccgGGCCAGTGACCTGGTGATGAAGATtgactctctgctctcctctcagcCCAAAGGAGAGGCCAGGATAGAACATGCCTTTGCTGATGACCGATACAG TGCTGTAAAGATCCGGCCCACAGAGGGAGACGTCTACTTTGACATGGTTGCCGTGATAGACCCAGTAACCAGGGACGCCCAGAAACTAGCTCCGCTCCTATTG gTGTTGAAGAAGCTGGTCAATGTGAACCTGCGTGTGTTTATGAACTGCCAGTCCAAACTCTCAGACCTGCCTCTCAAAAG tTTCTACCGGTATGTGTTGGAGCCTGAGGTGTTGTTCCAGACTGACGGTAGTTtctcccctggtcccctggctaAGTTCCTGGACATGCCCCAAACTCCCCTCTTCACACTCAACCTCAACACCCCTGAGAGCTGGATGGTGGAGTCTGTACGCACTAGATATGACCTGGACAATATCTACCTGGAAGAG GTGGACAGTATAGTAGCAGCAGAATACGAGTTGGAACATCTGCTGCTGGAGGGTCACTGTTTTGACGTGAGTACAGGTCAGCCCCCCAGAGGACTCCAGTTCACCCTGGGAACCCCCTCCGACCCTGTCATCGTCGACACCATCGTCATGGCCAACCTG GGTTATTTCCAGTTGAAGGCTAACCCAGGAGCCTGGATCCTGAAGCTGAGGAAAGGACGGTCTGATGAAATCTACAAGATCTACAG TCATGATGGAACAGACTCTCCAGCAGAAGCTGATGACCTCATCGTGGTGCTGAACAACTTCAAGAGCCGGAtcatcaaagtcaag gtcCAGAAGAGGCCAGAGAAGTTCAGTGAGGAGCTGTTAAGTGATGGAACCCAGGAGAACGACTCGGGCTTCTGGGAGTCACTCACCAG aGGGTTTACAGGAGGTGTGAAGACAGAGGAGAGTAAACAGGAGAAGGATGATGTCATCAACATATTCTCTGTGGCCTCTGGACACCTCTACGAACGTTTCCTCAG GATCATGATGTTGTCTGTTCTAAAGAACACCAAAACACCAGTCAAGTTCTGGTTCCTCAAAAACTACCTGTCCCCGGCATTTAAG GAGTTTATCCCGTACATGGCAGAGCAGTATGGTTTCCAGTATGAACTAGTCCAGTATAAGTGGCCGCGGTGGTTACACCAGCAGACCGAGAAACAGAGGATTATCTGGGGTTACAAGATCCTCTTCCTGGATGTCCTGTTCCCTCTGTCTGTCGACAAGTTCTTATTCGTGGACGCAgatcag ATAGTGCGTACCGACCTGAAGGAGCTCCGTGACCTTGACCTTGAAGGAGCGCCGTATGGCTACACACCGTTCTGTGAGAGCCGGAGAGAGATGGACGGCTTCCGCTTCTGGAAGTCGGGCTACTGGGCGAGTCACCTCGCTGGACGCAAATatcacatcag tgCTCTGTATGTGGTCGATCTGAAGAAGTTCCGTAAGATAGCAGCAGGAGACAGACTGAGAGGACAATACCAAGGCCTGAGTCAAGACCCCAACAGCCTGTCCAACCtcgaccag GATCTGCCTAATAATATGATCCACCAGGTGCCTATCAAGTCTCTGCCTCAGGAGTGGCTCTGGTGTGAGACTTGGTGTGACGACAACTCTAAGAAAAAGGCCAAGACTATAGATCTG TGTAACAACCCCCAGACCAAGGAGCCCAAGTTGCAGGCAGCTGTTCGTATCGTAGCAGAGTGGAGCGACTACGACCAGGAGATCAAACGCCTGCAGAACAGAGtccaggagagaggagcagagaatcATACCACACAGAAGGACAAGCCAG ATGATACACATATAGAGTTGTGA
- the LOC110528859 gene encoding UDP-glucose:glycoprotein glucosyltransferase 1 isoform X1: MADAGSYQAGFGPRMWQHCALLLSLSLLPVVSGGADSKGVTTSLTTKWASTPLLLEASEFLAEESQEMFWDFVEANQNIKGEHDDTDQAYYDLIVKRASALLSTVQLNMLKFALSLRAYSATVQSFQQIASNEPPPSGCSAFFNVHGEKSCDTEKLTALMETAAERPKPYLFKSDHRFPGSNPDIPVVILYAEIGSSEFTMFHQLMLSKANKGLATYVLRHYLASPSSHRVYLSGYGVELAIKNQEYKAKDDTQVQGAEVNATLMGENDPVDEVQGFLFGKLKTLYPELKEQLKELRKHLVESTNEMAPLKVWQMQDLSFQTAARILAAPSSDALNVMRDLSQNFPTKARSITKTVVSSEIRKEMEENQKFFKGTLGLQPGDSALFINGLHIDLDTQDIFSVFEVLRSEARVMEGLRSLLIETPFIHDILKLNVQPSDSDYAVDIRNPAVNWINNLETDSRYGSWPYSVQELLRPTFPGVVRQIRKNFHNLVVILDPTHESSAELLNVAEMFYSNNIPLRIGLVFVVSDVDEIDGMEDAGVALLRAFNYITEELDAPAAFDTIISMFNRVPSGGKLSVGDVVKVLEKKFPYVEVGSILGPDSTYDDNRKEGRGYYLQTGVGPLPVVMYNGMPYQREQLDPEELETVTMNKILETTSFYQRAVYMGELATDQDVVDFIMTQPNVVPRINPRILSTARMYLDLSNTNNHFIDEYARFLFLDSREKSTAVANSMNYMTKKGMAPKDHHDDGYIRPVTFWVVGDFDQPSGRQLLYDAIRHMKTSNNVRLGLINNPSDSPSEENSRVARAIWAAMQTQTANNAKNYITKLAKEETAKALETGADVTQFTVGGMDVALFKSAFEGPKFDFLLSHTVYCRDVLKLGKGQRAVISNGRIIGPLEDGEVFNQDDFLLLESIILKTSGERIKSKVQQLGVEEDRASDLVMKIDSLLSSQPKGEARIEHAFADDRYSAVKIRPTEGDVYFDMVAVIDPVTRDAQKLAPLLLVLKKLVNVNLRVFMNCQSKLSDLPLKSFYRYVLEPEVLFQTDGSFSPGPLAKFLDMPQTPLFTLNLNTPESWMVESVRTRYDLDNIYLEEVDSIVAAEYELEHLLLEGHCFDVSTGQPPRGLQFTLGTPSDPVIVDTIVMANLGYFQLKANPGAWILKLRKGRSDEIYKIYSHDGTDSPAEADDLIVVLNNFKSRIIKVKVQKRPEKFSEELLSDGTQENDSGFWESLTRGFTGGVKTEESKQEKDDVINIFSVASGHLYERFLRIMMLSVLKNTKTPVKFWFLKNYLSPAFKEFIPYMAEQYGFQYELVQYKWPRWLHQQTEKQRIIWGYKILFLDVLFPLSVDKFLFVDADQIVRTDLKELRDLDLEGAPYGYTPFCESRREMDGFRFWKSGYWASHLAGRKYHISALYVVDLKKFRKIAAGDRLRGQYQGLSQDPNSLSNLDQDLPNNMIHQVPIKSLPQEWLWCETWCDDNSKKKAKTIDLCNNPQTKEPKLQAAVRIVAEWSDYDQEIKRLQNRVQERGAENHTTQKDKPDDTHIEL; the protein is encoded by the exons ATGGCAGATGCGGGAAGTTACCAAGCCGGTTTCG gcccCAGGATGTGGCAGCACTGTGCCCTGCTCCTGTCCCTGTCCTTGCTACCAGTGGTATCTGGAGGAGCTGACTCCAAGGGTGTCACCACCAGTCTCACCACCAAGTGGGCCTCTACCCCTCTGCTGCTGGAGGCCAG TGAGTTCCTGGCAGAAGAGAGTCAGGAAATGTTCTGGGATTTCGTCGAAGCAAATCAGAACATCAAAGGGGAACATGATG ATACAGACCAGGCGTACTACGACCTGATCGTGAAGAGAGCCAGTGCTCTGCTCAGCACAGTCCAACTCAACATGCTCAAGTTCGCCCTCTCTCTCAGGGCCTACTCCGCTACTGTACAATCCTTCCAACAA ATAGCGTCCAACGAGCCCCCTCCATCCGGCTGCTCAGCCTTCTTCAATGTCCACGGAGAGAAGTCATGTGACACGGAGAAACTGACTGCACTGATGGAGACCGCAGCAGAACG GCCCAAGCCCTACTTATTCAAAAGCGATCACAGGTTCCCGGGATCAAATCCCGACATTCCGGTTGTTATCCTGTATGCCGAGATTGGAAGTTCGGAATTCACAATGTTCCATCAGCTGATGCTGTCCAAAGCCAACAAGGGATTGGCCACCTATGTGCTTCGTCACTACCTGGCT TCTCCCAGCAGTCATAGAGTGTATTTGTCTGGTTATGGAGTGGAGCTGGCCATCAAGAACCAGGAATACAAGGCTAAGGACGATACACAGGTCCAGGGAGCGGAAGTGAATGCTACACTGATGGGGGAGAATGACCCAGTGGATGAGGTCCAGGGATTCCTCTTTGGAAAACTGAA GACTCTGTACCCTGAGTTGAAGGAGCAGCTGAAGGAGCTAAGGAAACACCTGGTGGAGAGCACCAATGAGATGGCTCCCCTTAAAGTCTGGCAGATGCAAG ATCTGAGTTTCCAGACTGCAGCTCGGATCCTGGCTGCTCCATCTTCAGATGCCCTGAACGTCATGAGAGACCTCAGTCAGAACTTCCCTACCAAGgctag gTCCATCACTAAAACAGTGGTCAGCTCTGAGATACgtaaagagatggaagagaacCAGAAG ttctttAAGGGAACTCTGGGATTGCAGCCTGGAGACTCTGCTCTCTTCATCAACGGACTACACATAGACCTGGACACACAGGACAtcttcag tgtgTTTGAGGTTCTCCGTAGTGAGGCCAGGGTGATGGAAGGTCTGCGTTCTCTCCTTATCGAGACTCCCTTCATCCACGACATCCTCAAACTCAACGTACAGCCTTCTGACTCGGACTACGCTGTGGACATCCGCAATCCTGCTGTCAAC TGGATTAATAACCTGGAGACAGACAGCAGGTACGGCTCATGGCCCTACAGCGTCCAGGAGCTCCTCAGACCAACCTTCCCCGGAGTCGTACGACAGATCCGTAAAAACTTTCACAACCTC GTGGTGATTCTGGACCCGACCCATGAGAGTTCTGCTGAGCTGTTGAATGTTGCTGAGATGTTCTACAGCAATAACATCCCACTCAG gatTGGGCTGGTGtttgtggtgtctgatgttgatGAGATCGATGGTATGGAGGATGCAGGTGTGGCTCTGCTCCGGGCCTTTAACTACATCACAGAAGAGCTGGACGCTCCCGCCGCCTTCGACACCATCATCTCA ATGTTTAACCGTGTGCCTAGCGGTGGTAAGCTAAGTGTAGGTGATGTCGTCAAGGTGTTGGAGAAGAAGTTTCCCTATGTGGAGGTTGGCAGCATTCTTGGACCAGACTCCACTTATGACGACAACCGGAAG GAAGGGCGTGGTTACTACTTGCAGACGGGTGTAGGTCCGTTGCCAGTGGTGATGTACAACGGAATGCCGTACCAGCGAGAACAGCTAGACCCAGAGGAGCTAGAAACTGTCACCATGAACAAAATACTGGAGACTACCAGCTTCTACCAACGGGCTGTCTACATg GGTGAGCTGGCCACTGATCAAGATGTGGTGGATTTCATCATGACCCAACCCAACGTTGTCCCTCGTATCAACCCTCGAATCCTGTCGACTGCCAGGATGTACCTGGACCTATCTAATACTA ATAACCATTTCATAGATGAGTACGCTCGCTTTCTGTTCCTGGACAGCAGAGAGAAGAGCACTGCTGTGGCTAACAGCATGAACTACATGACCAAGAAGG GGATGGCCCCCAAAGACCACCATG atgATGGCTACATCCGTCCAGTCACGTTCTGGGTTGTGGGAGATTTTGACCAACCTTCCGGGCGCCAGCTGCTATACGATGCAATCAGACACATG AAAACCAGTAACAACGTGCGATTGGGCCTGATCAACAACCCTAGCGACAGCCCATCCGAGGAGAACAGTCGTGTTGCCAGGGCGATATGGGCTGCCATGCAGACCCAGACAGCTAACAACGCTAAAAACTACATCACCAAGCTGGCTAAAGAAGAGACCGCTAAGGCACTGGAGACTGGGGCCGACGTCACACAGTTCACTGTCGGG ggtATGGACGTTGCCTTGTTTAAGAGTGCGTTTGAAGGTCCTAAGTTTGACTTCCTGCTGTCTCACACTGTCTACTGCCGAGACGTTCTCAAGCTGGGGAAAGGACAGAGAGCAGTCATCAGCAACGGACGG ATCATTGGTCCGCTAGAGGATGGGGAGGTCTTTAACCAAGATGACTTCCTCCTATTGGAAAGTATCATTTTGAAGACCTCGGGAGAGCGAATCAAAAGCAAGGTCCAGCagttaggggtggaggaggaccgGGCCAGTGACCTGGTGATGAAGATtgactctctgctctcctctcagcCCAAAGGAGAGGCCAGGATAGAACATGCCTTTGCTGATGACCGATACAG TGCTGTAAAGATCCGGCCCACAGAGGGAGACGTCTACTTTGACATGGTTGCCGTGATAGACCCAGTAACCAGGGACGCCCAGAAACTAGCTCCGCTCCTATTG gTGTTGAAGAAGCTGGTCAATGTGAACCTGCGTGTGTTTATGAACTGCCAGTCCAAACTCTCAGACCTGCCTCTCAAAAG tTTCTACCGGTATGTGTTGGAGCCTGAGGTGTTGTTCCAGACTGACGGTAGTTtctcccctggtcccctggctaAGTTCCTGGACATGCCCCAAACTCCCCTCTTCACACTCAACCTCAACACCCCTGAGAGCTGGATGGTGGAGTCTGTACGCACTAGATATGACCTGGACAATATCTACCTGGAAGAG GTGGACAGTATAGTAGCAGCAGAATACGAGTTGGAACATCTGCTGCTGGAGGGTCACTGTTTTGACGTGAGTACAGGTCAGCCCCCCAGAGGACTCCAGTTCACCCTGGGAACCCCCTCCGACCCTGTCATCGTCGACACCATCGTCATGGCCAACCTG GGTTATTTCCAGTTGAAGGCTAACCCAGGAGCCTGGATCCTGAAGCTGAGGAAAGGACGGTCTGATGAAATCTACAAGATCTACAG TCATGATGGAACAGACTCTCCAGCAGAAGCTGATGACCTCATCGTGGTGCTGAACAACTTCAAGAGCCGGAtcatcaaagtcaag gtcCAGAAGAGGCCAGAGAAGTTCAGTGAGGAGCTGTTAAGTGATGGAACCCAGGAGAACGACTCGGGCTTCTGGGAGTCACTCACCAG aGGGTTTACAGGAGGTGTGAAGACAGAGGAGAGTAAACAGGAGAAGGATGATGTCATCAACATATTCTCTGTGGCCTCTGGACACCTCTACGAACGTTTCCTCAG GATCATGATGTTGTCTGTTCTAAAGAACACCAAAACACCAGTCAAGTTCTGGTTCCTCAAAAACTACCTGTCCCCGGCATTTAAG GAGTTTATCCCGTACATGGCAGAGCAGTATGGTTTCCAGTATGAACTAGTCCAGTATAAGTGGCCGCGGTGGTTACACCAGCAGACCGAGAAACAGAGGATTATCTGGGGTTACAAGATCCTCTTCCTGGATGTCCTGTTCCCTCTGTCTGTCGACAAGTTCTTATTCGTGGACGCAgatcag ATAGTGCGTACCGACCTGAAGGAGCTCCGTGACCTTGACCTTGAAGGAGCGCCGTATGGCTACACACCGTTCTGTGAGAGCCGGAGAGAGATGGACGGCTTCCGCTTCTGGAAGTCGGGCTACTGGGCGAGTCACCTCGCTGGACGCAAATatcacatcag tgCTCTGTATGTGGTCGATCTGAAGAAGTTCCGTAAGATAGCAGCAGGAGACAGACTGAGAGGACAATACCAAGGCCTGAGTCAAGACCCCAACAGCCTGTCCAACCtcgaccag GATCTGCCTAATAATATGATCCACCAGGTGCCTATCAAGTCTCTGCCTCAGGAGTGGCTCTGGTGTGAGACTTGGTGTGACGACAACTCTAAGAAAAAGGCCAAGACTATAGATCTG TGTAACAACCCCCAGACCAAGGAGCCCAAGTTGCAGGCAGCTGTTCGTATCGTAGCAGAGTGGAGCGACTACGACCAGGAGATCAAACGCCTGCAGAACAGAGtccaggagagaggagcagagaatcATACCACACAGAAGGACAAGCCAG ATGATACACATATAGAGTTGTGA